The Candidatus Pantoea soli genome window below encodes:
- a CDS encoding cystathionine gamma-synthase family protein, with translation MAASSSKKTQIGTRDLHPETQMLNYGYDPRLSEGAVKPPVFLTSTFVFNSAEEGQDFFDFVAGRRQPPAGQSNGLVYSRFNHPNSEIVEDRLAIYEGAESAALFSSGMSAIATTLLTFARPGEVILHSQPLYGGTETLLSKTLHDLEIKAVGFSDGTDEDKVYEAAKMAWQRGRVALILIETPANPTNSLVDIRLMQQVAEVIAQQQGSRPVLACDNTLLGPLFQRPLQHGADISLYSLTKYVGGHSDLIAGAALGSKALMSKVRSLRSAIGTQLDPHSSWMIGRSLETLSLRMEKAASNAAEVAAFLRDHPQVKKLHWLPYLEASTPAGETYQRQCSGAGSTFSFDIEGGQPAAFRFLNALALFKLAVSLGGTESLASHPGSTTHSGVPQEVRERIGITEATVRLSIGIENAGDLIEDMRLALAAAAQTA, from the coding sequence ATGGCCGCTTCATCCAGTAAGAAAACGCAGATAGGTACGCGCGATTTGCATCCCGAAACGCAGATGTTGAATTACGGCTACGATCCGCGCCTGTCAGAAGGCGCGGTCAAGCCGCCGGTGTTCCTGACCTCTACCTTTGTGTTTAACAGCGCCGAAGAGGGGCAGGATTTCTTTGATTTTGTCGCCGGACGGCGGCAGCCGCCGGCGGGCCAGAGCAACGGACTGGTCTACTCCCGCTTTAATCACCCCAACAGTGAGATTGTGGAAGATCGGCTGGCCATCTATGAAGGGGCGGAGAGCGCCGCCCTGTTCTCCTCCGGCATGTCTGCCATTGCTACAACGCTGCTGACCTTTGCCCGCCCCGGTGAAGTGATTCTCCACTCCCAGCCGCTGTACGGTGGCACCGAAACGCTGCTGAGCAAAACGCTGCACGATCTGGAGATCAAAGCGGTGGGTTTCAGCGACGGCACCGATGAGGACAAAGTCTATGAGGCGGCAAAGATGGCGTGGCAGCGCGGCCGCGTGGCGCTGATCCTGATCGAGACCCCCGCCAACCCCACCAACAGCCTGGTAGATATCCGCCTGATGCAGCAGGTCGCGGAGGTGATCGCGCAGCAGCAGGGCTCGCGCCCTGTTCTGGCCTGCGACAACACCCTGCTGGGGCCGTTGTTCCAGCGCCCGCTGCAGCATGGCGCGGATATTTCGCTTTACTCGCTGACCAAATACGTCGGCGGTCACTCGGATCTGATTGCCGGGGCGGCGCTGGGCAGCAAGGCGCTGATGAGCAAAGTGCGTTCGCTGCGCAGTGCAATTGGCACACAGCTCGATCCGCACTCCAGCTGGATGATTGGCCGCTCGCTGGAGACGCTGTCGCTGCGCATGGAGAAAGCCGCCAGTAACGCAGCAGAGGTGGCGGCGTTTCTGCGCGACCATCCGCAGGTGAAGAAACTGCACTGGCTGCCTTACCTGGAGGCCAGCACGCCAGCCGGTGAGACCTATCAGCGCCAGTGCAGCGGCGCCGGCTCGACCTTTTCTTTTGATATTGAGGGCGGTCAGCCCGCCGCTTTCCGTTTTCTCAACGCGCTGGCGCTGTTCAAACTGGCGGTGAGCCTCGGCGGCACCGAATCGCTGGCCAGCCATCCCGGCAGCACCACGCACTCCGGGGTGCCGCAGGAGGTGCGTGAACGCATCGGCATTACCGAGGCGACGGTGCGGCTGTCGATTGGCATCGAAAACGCCGGCGATCTGATTGAGGATATGCGTCTGGCGCTGGCTGCGGCGGCGCAGACAGCCTGA
- the folK gene encoding 2-amino-4-hydroxy-6-hydroxymethyldihydropteridine diphosphokinase, with amino-acid sequence MIRVYLAIGSNLADPLQQVEAALTALDALPDTTRVATSSFYRTPPYGPPDQPDYLNAVVALDTTLAADALLDHTQRIEQEHGRERKAERWGPRTLDLDIMLFGNAVIHTPRLTVPHYDMHNRAFMLVPLLEIAPALRLPNGQPLAGLLATLDRSAISRWAD; translated from the coding sequence ATGATCCGCGTTTATCTGGCTATCGGCAGCAACCTGGCCGATCCGCTGCAGCAGGTGGAGGCGGCACTGACCGCGCTGGATGCGCTGCCAGACACCACGCGCGTTGCGACCTCCTCGTTTTACCGCACGCCACCGTACGGGCCGCCGGATCAGCCGGATTACCTGAACGCGGTGGTGGCGCTGGACACTACCCTCGCGGCCGACGCGCTGCTGGATCATACTCAGCGTATTGAGCAGGAGCACGGGCGCGAGCGCAAAGCAGAACGCTGGGGCCCGCGTACACTCGACCTCGACATTATGCTGTTTGGCAACGCGGTGATTCATACGCCGCGCCTGACGGTGCCGCACTACGATATGCACAACCGCGCGTTTATGCTGGTGCCGCTGCTGGAGATCGCGCCTGCGCTGCGCCTGCCGAATGGCCAGCCGCTGGCAGGTCTTCTCGCCACGCTCGATCGCAGCGCTATCTCCCGCTGGGCTGACTGA
- the panC gene encoding pantoate--beta-alanine ligase — protein sequence MLIIETLPMLRQEIRRWRQAGKRIALVPTMGNLHDGHLTLVDEARARADIVVVSVFVNPMQFDRADDLARYPRTLQDDCEKLNRHKVDLVFAPAPADIYPQGLDSQTYVEVPGLSSLLEGASRPGHFRGVATIVSKLFNLVQPDVACFGEKDFQQLALIRKMVADMGFDIDIVGVPTVRAKDGLALSSRNGYLTADERRLAPGLSQVMHSMAERLSNGERHVDEIIEHAEQALREKGFRPDGLAICDAETLQPLTVDSQRAVILMAAWLGNARLIDNQQVDLMA from the coding sequence GTGCTGATCATTGAAACGCTGCCGATGCTGCGCCAGGAAATTCGCCGCTGGCGTCAGGCAGGCAAACGCATCGCGCTGGTGCCTACCATGGGCAACCTGCATGACGGGCATCTTACGCTGGTGGATGAAGCGCGTGCCCGCGCGGATATCGTCGTGGTCTCTGTTTTTGTCAATCCTATGCAGTTCGATCGTGCCGACGATCTGGCACGCTACCCGCGCACGCTGCAGGATGATTGTGAAAAGCTTAACCGCCACAAGGTGGATCTGGTGTTTGCGCCGGCTCCGGCGGATATTTATCCGCAGGGGCTCGACAGCCAGACCTATGTGGAAGTGCCGGGGCTCTCTTCGCTGCTGGAGGGTGCCAGCCGTCCGGGTCACTTCCGCGGCGTCGCCACCATCGTCAGCAAACTGTTTAACCTGGTGCAGCCGGACGTCGCCTGCTTCGGGGAGAAAGATTTTCAGCAGCTGGCGCTCATCCGCAAAATGGTCGCGGATATGGGCTTTGATATCGACATTGTCGGCGTGCCGACGGTGCGGGCCAAAGATGGCCTGGCGCTCAGCTCGCGCAATGGCTACCTCACCGCGGACGAGCGCAGGCTGGCACCGGGTCTGAGCCAGGTCATGCACAGCATGGCTGAACGCCTCAGCAACGGCGAGCGTCATGTTGATGAGATTATTGAGCACGCCGAACAGGCGCTGCGCGAAAAAGGCTTCCGCCCCGACGGGCTGGCTATCTGCGATGCCGAAACGCTGCAGCCGCTGACCGTGGACAGCCAGCGCGCGGTGATTCTGATGGCGGCCTGGCTTGGCAACGCGCGCCTTATTGATAATCAGCAAGTTGATCTGATGGCATAA
- a CDS encoding ABC transporter permease has protein sequence MTHLYWVALKSIWAKEINRFARIWIQTLVPPVITMTLYFIIFGNLIGSRIGDMHGFSYMQFIVPGLIMMSVITNAYANVASSFFSAKFQRNIEELLVAPVPTHIIIAGYVGGGVARGVCVGILVTAVSLFFVPFHVFSWPMVALTLLLTAVLFSLAGLLNAVFARTFDDISLIPTFVLTPLTYLGGVFYSLALLPPFWQAVSKLNPVVYMISGFRFGFLGINDVPLAFTLSVLVAFIVVFYILVYVLIQRGRGLRT, from the coding sequence ATGACGCATTTGTACTGGGTAGCGCTCAAGAGTATCTGGGCCAAAGAGATCAACCGTTTTGCGCGTATCTGGATTCAGACGCTGGTGCCGCCGGTGATCACCATGACGCTCTACTTTATTATTTTCGGTAACCTGATTGGCTCGCGCATCGGTGATATGCACGGGTTCAGCTATATGCAGTTCATCGTGCCGGGCCTGATCATGATGTCGGTGATCACCAATGCCTACGCCAACGTCGCGTCGTCCTTCTTCAGCGCCAAGTTTCAGCGCAACATTGAAGAGCTGCTGGTCGCCCCGGTGCCGACGCACATTATCATCGCCGGATACGTGGGCGGCGGCGTTGCGCGCGGCGTCTGCGTGGGCATCCTTGTCACGGCGGTTTCCCTGTTCTTTGTGCCGTTCCACGTTTTTTCGTGGCCGATGGTGGCGCTGACGCTGCTGCTGACGGCGGTGCTGTTCTCACTGGCTGGTTTGCTGAATGCGGTGTTCGCCCGTACGTTTGACGACATCAGCCTGATTCCGACCTTTGTCCTGACGCCGCTGACCTATCTGGGTGGGGTGTTCTACTCGCTGGCGCTGCTGCCACCGTTCTGGCAGGCCGTCTCGAAGCTCAATCCGGTGGTATATATGATCAGCGGGTTCCGCTTTGGCTTCCTCGGCATCAATGATGTGCCGCTGGCGTTTACCCTGTCAGTGCTGGTGGCGTTTATCGTGGTGTTTTACATTCTGGTGTATGTGCTGATTCAGCGCGGCCGCGGCTTACGTACCTGA
- the thpR gene encoding RNA 2',3'-cyclic phosphodiesterase: MATQRLFFALELPDTLQQQLVQWRADCFPAEAGTPVAAANLHLTLAFLGDVSDTTAARLQQLAARITQPAFTLDLDDAGHWPRPGVVWLGCQRAPRGLLQLADLLRAQAARHGCAQSAQPFHPHITLLRHATEQVALPPRQFHWRCDIQHFALLASVFRQGRTRYQAVARWPLRAASGV; the protein is encoded by the coding sequence ATGGCAACGCAACGTCTGTTTTTTGCCCTTGAACTGCCGGATACCCTGCAGCAGCAACTGGTGCAGTGGCGCGCCGATTGCTTTCCGGCCGAAGCCGGTACGCCGGTGGCAGCGGCTAATCTGCATCTGACGCTGGCGTTTCTCGGCGATGTCAGTGACACCACCGCCGCCAGGCTGCAGCAGCTGGCCGCACGCATCACGCAGCCGGCGTTTACGCTCGATCTGGATGATGCCGGTCACTGGCCGCGTCCCGGGGTGGTATGGCTGGGCTGCCAGCGCGCGCCGCGAGGGCTGCTGCAGCTGGCCGACCTGCTGCGCGCCCAGGCTGCCCGGCACGGCTGTGCGCAGAGTGCGCAGCCGTTTCATCCGCACATCACCCTGCTGCGTCACGCTACCGAACAGGTCGCGCTGCCGCCGCGTCAGTTTCACTGGCGCTGTGATATCCAGCATTTCGCGCTGCTCGCTTCGGTTTTCCGTCAGGGCCGCACACGCTATCAGGCGGTGGCTCGCTGGCCGCTGCGCGCCGCATCAGGAGTCTGA
- the panB gene encoding 3-methyl-2-oxobutanoate hydroxymethyltransferase, giving the protein MKPTTISHLRQLKASGRKFATLTAYDFSFARLFADEGIQVMLIGDSLGMTVQGHDSTLPVTVADIAYHTAAVRRGAPLALVMADLPFMSYATPAQACASAAQLMRAGANMVKLEGGAWLTETVQMLTERAVPVCGHLGLTPQSVNIFGGYKVQGRDEAGAERLLADALALEAAGAQLLVLECVPVSLAARVTQALSIPVIGIGAGNVTDGQILVMHDAFGITGGHIPKFAKNFLAETGDIRAAIRQYIGDVEAGTYPAAEHSFQ; this is encoded by the coding sequence ATGAAACCCACAACCATTTCTCACCTGCGCCAGCTGAAAGCCAGCGGCCGCAAATTCGCCACGCTGACCGCCTACGATTTCAGCTTTGCCCGCTTGTTTGCCGATGAAGGTATTCAGGTGATGCTGATCGGGGATTCGCTGGGGATGACCGTGCAGGGGCATGACTCTACCCTGCCGGTAACCGTTGCGGATATCGCTTACCATACCGCGGCAGTGCGCCGGGGTGCGCCGCTGGCGCTGGTGATGGCGGATTTACCCTTCATGAGCTATGCCACGCCGGCGCAGGCCTGTGCCAGCGCCGCACAGCTGATGCGCGCCGGTGCCAACATGGTCAAGCTGGAAGGCGGTGCCTGGCTGACGGAGACCGTACAGATGCTGACCGAACGCGCCGTGCCGGTGTGCGGCCATCTGGGCCTGACGCCACAATCGGTGAATATTTTCGGTGGTTATAAAGTGCAGGGGCGCGATGAAGCCGGCGCAGAGCGTCTGCTGGCGGATGCGCTGGCGCTGGAAGCCGCCGGTGCTCAGCTGCTGGTGCTGGAATGCGTGCCGGTCAGCCTCGCCGCACGGGTGACGCAGGCGCTGTCGATTCCGGTGATTGGTATCGGTGCCGGCAATGTGACCGATGGTCAGATTCTGGTGATGCATGATGCCTTTGGCATTACCGGCGGGCATATTCCAAAATTTGCCAAAAATTTCCTTGCCGAAACCGGCGACATTCGCGCGGCAATTCGCCAGTATATTGGCGACGTTGAGGCCGGCACCTACCCCGCCGCCGAACACAGTTTCCAGTAA
- the sfsA gene encoding DNA/RNA nuclease SfsA gives MQFDPPLKPARLVARYKRFLADVVTPDGQTLTLHCANTGAMTGCATPGDTVWYSTSASLTRKYPHSWEITETRAGHRICVNTLRANQLVREALTRGAIPELSGYSHCQAEVKYGTEKSRIDFLLQAEGRSNCYIEVKSVTLLQNGKGYFPDAVTARGQKHLRELRTIAAEGHRAVLLFAVLHTGIEDVSPARHIDAQYAELLVQAQRCGVEVLAYQAQISSEQMLLTRAIGVADDAAL, from the coding sequence ATGCAGTTTGATCCGCCGCTAAAACCCGCCCGTCTGGTTGCCCGCTATAAACGCTTTCTCGCCGATGTTGTCACCCCGGACGGCCAGACCCTGACGCTGCACTGCGCCAATACCGGGGCGATGACCGGCTGTGCCACACCCGGCGACACCGTGTGGTACTCCACCTCTGCCAGCCTGACGCGCAAATATCCGCACAGCTGGGAGATAACCGAGACCCGCGCCGGACACCGGATCTGTGTCAACACGCTGCGCGCCAATCAGCTGGTGCGCGAGGCGCTGACGCGCGGCGCAATTCCGGAATTATCCGGTTATAGCCACTGCCAGGCTGAGGTGAAATACGGCACGGAAAAAAGCCGAATTGACTTCCTGCTGCAAGCGGAGGGCAGATCGAACTGCTATATTGAAGTCAAGTCCGTCACCCTTTTACAAAATGGTAAAGGCTATTTTCCGGATGCGGTGACGGCTCGGGGACAGAAGCATCTGCGCGAACTGCGTACGATTGCGGCTGAGGGCCATCGGGCCGTTTTGTTGTTTGCTGTTCTGCATACGGGGATTGAGGACGTTTCCCCGGCGCGCCATATCGATGCGCAATATGCGGAACTACTGGTACAGGCGCAGCGCTGTGGTGTGGAAGTGTTGGCGTATCAGGCTCAGATCTCATCTGAACAAATGTTGCTCACTCGCGCTATCGGCGTCGCCGATGACGCAGCGTTGTAA
- a CDS encoding ABC transporter ATP-binding protein, whose product MTYALELSGLTKTYSGGVQALKGLDLNVEAGDFYALLGPNGAGKSTTIGIISSLVNKTGGSVRVFGYDLQKDVVNAKRQLGLVPQEFNFNPFETVLQIVVNQAGYYGVERAEAHKRAEKYLNQLDLWGKRNERARMLSGGMKRRLMIARALMHAPKLLILDEPTAGVDIELRRSMWTFLKELNAKGTTIILTTHYLEEAEMLCRNIGIIQSGELVENTSMKGLLAKLQSETFILDLAPRSPLPQLEGFQYRLVDTSTLEVEVMREQGLNSVFSQLSAQGVQVLSMRNKANRLEELFVSLTQGKTGVKA is encoded by the coding sequence ATGACTTATGCACTGGAACTTTCCGGGCTGACCAAGACCTATTCCGGCGGCGTACAGGCGCTGAAAGGCCTCGACCTCAATGTGGAAGCCGGCGACTTTTACGCCTTACTCGGCCCGAACGGGGCCGGTAAGTCCACCACCATTGGCATTATCAGTTCGCTGGTGAATAAAACCGGCGGCAGCGTGCGCGTATTTGGCTACGACCTGCAGAAGGATGTGGTCAACGCCAAGCGCCAGCTTGGCCTGGTGCCGCAGGAATTCAACTTTAACCCGTTTGAAACCGTGCTGCAGATTGTGGTGAACCAGGCGGGATATTACGGCGTCGAACGCGCGGAAGCGCATAAGCGCGCAGAAAAGTACCTCAATCAGCTGGATTTATGGGGCAAGCGCAATGAGCGGGCGCGGATGCTCTCCGGCGGGATGAAGCGCCGTCTGATGATTGCCCGTGCGCTGATGCACGCGCCTAAACTGCTGATCCTGGATGAGCCGACCGCCGGCGTGGATATTGAACTGCGCCGCTCAATGTGGACGTTCCTCAAAGAGCTCAACGCCAAAGGCACCACCATTATTCTCACCACCCACTATCTGGAAGAGGCCGAGATGCTGTGCCGCAATATTGGCATCATTCAGAGTGGTGAGCTGGTGGAGAACACCTCGATGAAAGGGCTGCTTGCCAAGCTGCAGTCGGAGACCTTTATTCTCGATCTCGCCCCGCGCAGCCCGCTGCCGCAGCTGGAAGGCTTTCAGTATCGTCTGGTGGATACCTCGACGCTGGAAGTGGAAGTGATGCGTGAGCAGGGGCTGAACAGCGTATTCAGTCAGCTGAGCGCGCAGGGTGTGCAGGTGCTGAGCATGCGCAATAAAGCGAACCGCCTGGAAGAGCTGTTTGTCAGCCTGACGCAGGGAAAAACAGGAGTGAAAGCATGA
- the pcnB gene encoding polynucleotide adenylyltransferase PcnB produces the protein MFTRVANFCRRVLKRDEEAFEEVETESLMTVIPRESHNISRKDISENALKVLYRLNKAGYEAYLVGGGVRDLLLGKKPKDFDVTTNATPEQMRKLFRNCRLVGRRFRLAHVMFGPEVIEVATFRGHHQEESEDDRNSSQRGQNGMLLRDNIFGSIEDDAQRRDLTINSLYYSVADFTVRDYVGGLQDLQEGIIRLIGDPETRYREDPVRMLRVVRFAAKLEMRIAPETAEPIPRLATLLNDIPPARLFEESLKLLQAGYGYRTYQMLREYQLFQPLFPTLARHFTEKGDSPMERMVAQVLKNTDTRLHNEMRVNPAFLFAAMFWYPQLESAEQIAQESGLTYYDAFALSMNETLDEACRALAIPKRITTLIRDIWQLQLRMSRRHGKRAWKLMEHPKFRAAYDLLALRAEVENNHELQRLSQWWGEFQSAVPVQQKTMLNTLGDDPAPRRKPRRPRRRPSGPRRDSSSNNSAS, from the coding sequence ATTTTTACCCGAGTCGCTAATTTTTGCCGGAGAGTCCTCAAGCGTGACGAGGAGGCATTTGAAGAGGTGGAAACGGAAAGTCTGATGACCGTCATTCCCCGTGAAAGCCACAATATCTCACGCAAAGATATCAGCGAAAACGCCCTTAAAGTGCTGTATCGCCTGAATAAAGCTGGTTACGAAGCGTATCTGGTTGGCGGCGGCGTACGCGATTTGCTGCTGGGTAAAAAGCCGAAGGACTTTGACGTGACCACCAATGCCACGCCAGAACAGATGCGCAAACTGTTCCGCAACTGCCGTCTGGTTGGCCGCCGCTTCCGCCTGGCACACGTGATGTTCGGTCCGGAAGTGATTGAAGTTGCCACCTTCCGCGGCCATCACCAGGAAGAGAGCGAGGACGATCGTAACAGTTCACAGCGCGGTCAGAATGGCATGCTGCTGCGCGACAATATTTTTGGCAGCATCGAAGATGATGCCCAGCGTCGCGATCTGACCATCAACAGCCTCTATTACAGCGTGGCGGATTTCACGGTGCGCGATTACGTAGGCGGCCTGCAGGATCTGCAGGAAGGCATTATTCGCCTGATTGGCGATCCGGAGACGCGCTACCGCGAAGATCCGGTGCGCATGCTGCGCGTGGTGCGCTTCGCCGCGAAGCTGGAGATGCGCATCGCGCCGGAAACCGCCGAACCGATTCCCCGCCTGGCCACGCTGCTGAATGACATTCCGCCTGCTCGTCTGTTTGAGGAGTCGCTCAAACTGCTGCAGGCCGGTTACGGTTACCGCACCTATCAGATGCTGCGTGAATACCAGCTGTTCCAGCCGCTGTTCCCGACGCTGGCGCGCCACTTTACTGAGAAAGGCGATAGCCCGATGGAGCGGATGGTGGCCCAGGTGCTGAAAAACACCGACACCCGTCTGCACAACGAGATGCGCGTTAACCCGGCCTTCCTGTTTGCCGCCATGTTCTGGTATCCGCAGCTGGAATCCGCCGAGCAGATCGCGCAGGAGAGCGGCCTGACCTACTACGATGCGTTTGCGCTGTCGATGAACGAAACGCTGGATGAAGCCTGCCGCGCGCTGGCGATCCCGAAGCGCATCACTACGCTGATCCGCGATATCTGGCAGCTGCAGCTGCGTATGTCACGTCGCCACGGTAAACGCGCGTGGAAGCTGATGGAACACCCGAAATTCCGGGCCGCTTACGATCTGCTGGCGCTGCGTGCCGAGGTGGAAAACAATCATGAGCTGCAGCGTCTCAGCCAGTGGTGGGGAGAGTTTCAGTCCGCCGTGCCGGTGCAGCAGAAAACCATGCTGAATACGCTGGGCGACGATCCGGCACCGCGCCGTAAACCGCGTCGTCCGCGCCGCCGTCCGAGCGGTCCGCGCCGCGACAGCAGCAGTAATAACAGCGCGTCATGA
- the panD gene encoding aspartate 1-decarboxylase: MIRTVLQGKLHRVTVTQADLHYEGSCAIDQDFLDAAGILQYEAIDIYNVTNGQRFSTYAIAAERGSKIISVNGAAARCACAGDILIICSYVQVEDAIARSWQPKVAYFEGDNQMKRIAKALPVQLA, translated from the coding sequence ATGATTCGTACCGTATTACAGGGCAAATTACACCGCGTCACCGTCACTCAGGCCGATTTACACTATGAAGGCTCGTGCGCAATCGATCAGGATTTTCTCGATGCCGCCGGCATTCTGCAATATGAAGCCATCGACATCTATAACGTGACCAACGGCCAGCGCTTTTCAACCTATGCCATCGCCGCCGAGCGCGGCTCGAAAATTATTTCGGTCAACGGTGCGGCCGCACGCTGCGCCTGCGCAGGCGATATCCTGATTATCTGCTCATACGTGCAGGTAGAAGATGCGATAGCCCGCAGCTGGCAGCCGAAGGTGGCGTATTTTGAAGGGGATAACCAGATGAAGCGCATCGCCAAAGCGCTGCCGGTGCAGCTGGCGTAA
- the dksA gene encoding RNA polymerase-binding protein DksA, whose product MQEGQNRKTSSLSILAIAGVEPYQEKPGEEYMNDAQLSHFRKILEAWRNQLRDEVDRTVSHMQDEAANFPDPVDRAAQEEEFSLELRNRDRERKLIKKIEKTLKKVEDDDFGYCESCGVEIGIRRLEARPTADLCIDCKTLAEIREKQMAG is encoded by the coding sequence ATGCAAGAAGGGCAAAACCGTAAAACATCGTCCCTGAGTATCCTCGCCATCGCTGGTGTGGAGCCGTATCAGGAGAAACCGGGCGAAGAGTACATGAACGACGCCCAGCTGAGCCACTTCCGCAAGATTCTGGAAGCGTGGCGCAACCAACTCAGGGATGAAGTAGACCGTACTGTGTCGCACATGCAGGACGAAGCTGCCAACTTCCCTGATCCGGTTGACCGTGCGGCCCAGGAAGAGGAGTTCAGCCTGGAACTGCGTAACCGCGATCGCGAGCGTAAACTCATTAAAAAGATTGAGAAGACGCTGAAGAAAGTGGAAGACGACGATTTCGGCTACTGCGAATCCTGTGGCGTTGAGATTGGTATCCGCCGTCTGGAAGCGCGTCCAACCGCCGATCTGTGTATCGACTGCAAAACGCTGGCAGAAATCCGCGAGAAGCAGATGGCAGGCTAA
- the hpt gene encoding hypoxanthine phosphoribosyltransferase: MKHTVDVMISEQEIATRIAELGKQISEHYRDSGSEMVLVGLLRGSFMFMADLCRAIDVAHEVDFMTASSYGSGMTTTRDVKILKDLDEDIRGKDVLIVEDIIDSGNTLSKVREILQLREPKSLAICTLLDKPERREVDVPVEFVGFTIPDEFVVGFGIDYAQRYRHLPYIGKVTLLDD; the protein is encoded by the coding sequence ATGAAACACACCGTCGACGTGATGATCTCTGAGCAGGAGATCGCAACCCGTATTGCCGAACTGGGCAAGCAGATTAGCGAGCACTACCGCGACAGCGGCAGCGAAATGGTGCTGGTGGGCCTGCTGCGCGGCTCCTTCATGTTTATGGCCGATCTGTGCCGTGCTATCGACGTGGCGCATGAAGTCGATTTCATGACGGCCTCCAGCTACGGCAGCGGCATGACCACGACGCGTGACGTGAAAATCCTGAAGGATCTTGACGAAGACATCCGCGGCAAAGATGTCCTGATCGTTGAAGACATTATCGATTCCGGTAACACCCTGAGCAAAGTGCGTGAGATTCTGCAGCTGCGTGAGCCCAAATCGCTGGCGATCTGTACGCTGCTGGATAAACCTGAACGCCGCGAAGTGGACGTACCGGTGGAGTTTGTGGGCTTTACCATTCCGGACGAATTCGTGGTCGGCTTTGGCATTGACTATGCGCAGCGCTATCGCCATCTGCCTTATATTGGCAAAGTAACGCTGCTGGACGACTAA
- the gluQRS gene encoding tRNA glutamyl-Q(34) synthetase GluQRS, translated as MSTSSCIGRFAPSPSGELHFGSLIAALGSYLSARAQQGRWLVRIEDIDPPREVAGAATRILQQLEQYGLHWDGEVLWQSQRHEAYRAALHWLREHRQSYYCTCPRSRIQQLGGFYDGHCRDRRLPPDQAALRLRQHAPVYGFYDRLRGELQAEPRLAEEDFIIHRRDGLFAYNLAVVVDDHFQGVTEIVRGADLIEPTVRQIALYQQFGWPVPAYLHLPLAINPDGNKLSKQNHAPPLPAGDPRPLLVQALRFLGQPVSEGWQDQSREALLAAAVTGWNSALIPLDNALKPDEMTTPFLNGSQQAMISR; from the coding sequence ATGTCAACCTCCTCCTGCATCGGGCGCTTCGCTCCCTCTCCTTCCGGTGAACTCCATTTCGGCTCGCTGATTGCTGCCTTAGGCAGCTACCTGAGCGCACGCGCGCAGCAGGGGCGCTGGCTGGTACGCATTGAAGATATCGATCCGCCACGGGAAGTGGCCGGTGCCGCCACGCGCATTTTGCAGCAGCTGGAACAGTATGGCCTGCACTGGGATGGTGAGGTGTTGTGGCAGTCACAGCGTCATGAGGCTTACCGCGCGGCCCTGCACTGGCTGCGGGAACACCGGCAAAGCTATTACTGCACCTGTCCGCGCAGCCGCATTCAGCAGCTGGGCGGCTTTTATGACGGCCACTGCCGCGATCGCCGCCTGCCACCGGACCAGGCGGCACTGCGTCTGCGCCAGCACGCACCGGTTTATGGCTTTTACGATCGCCTGCGTGGTGAATTGCAGGCTGAACCGCGTCTGGCGGAAGAGGATTTCATTATTCATCGCCGCGACGGCCTGTTTGCCTACAATCTGGCGGTGGTGGTGGACGACCATTTTCAGGGCGTCACCGAGATTGTGCGCGGCGCCGACCTGATTGAGCCCACCGTGCGCCAGATCGCGCTATACCAGCAGTTTGGCTGGCCGGTGCCGGCGTACCTGCATTTACCGCTGGCGATTAACCCGGACGGCAACAAGCTGTCAAAGCAGAATCATGCGCCACCGCTGCCGGCAGGCGACCCGCGACCGCTGCTGGTGCAGGCGCTGCGCTTTCTCGGTCAGCCGGTCAGCGAGGGCTGGCAGGATCAATCACGCGAGGCGCTGCTGGCCGCTGCCGTCACCGGCTGGAACAGCGCGCTTATCCCGCTGGACAACGCCCTGAAGCCGGATGAGATGACAACGCCATTCCTAAATGGTTCGCAACAGGCTATGATTAGCCGCTGA